The DNA region TTAATTTAGCCAAGAAAAATTTTAATAAATAATGTCGAAAAGAATAATTATAGCAATAGATGGGTTTTCATCTACAGGAAAGAGTACCATTGCCAAACAACTGGCTAAAAAATTGGGTTATGCTTATGTGGATACAGGGGCTATGTACAGAGCAGTGACATATTATGCTATGCAGCAGAATCTGGTGGGTAATGATTTTTTAGAAAAAGAAATTTTAATTGAAAAACTTAGCGATATCAATTTAAAATTCAGGTATAACGAGAAATTAAAATTTTCAGAAATGTATTTGAATAATGAAAATGTAGAAAAAGAAATTAGAACTATGGAGGTTTCTCGTTTAGTAAGTAAGATTTCTGCAATTTCTGAAGTAAGAAAAAAATTAGTTGAACAGCAGCAAGAAATGGGCAAAGAGAGAGGGTTAGTTATGGATGGTAGAGATATTGGCACCGTAGTTTTCCCTGATGCGGAATTAAAATTATTTTTGACTGCATCTGCAGAGAAGAGAGCAACTAGACGTTATAAAGAATTACTAGATAAAGGCGATAAAGTTACCTTTGGAGAAGTATTGCAGAATGTTCAGCAGAGAGATCATATAGATTCTACTCGAAAAGATTCTCCTCTTGTAAAAGCCGTTGACGCAATTGAGATTGATAATAGTGACATGAGTCTAAGCGAGCAATTTGACAGAATTTTATCTTTAGTAACGATGAGACTTAAAGCAATAAACGATTAATCGTTTATGTTAAGGTTAGTAAAAAAGTCTTTCCATGCCCAATTTTGAGCTACATAAGCTACAGGTGATTCTAATTGAGTTCCAGTATCAGGACCTGATACTACATATCCAAAAATATTATATACATTTCCTTTAGAATCAGTAATTATATTTGGAAATTCATCGTCATTTAAAAGTGATAATGTGCTATTGTCAGGAGCATAATATGAAGTAAAAAACTTCTTGTTTTCGCTTCCAATTATTAAAACAGGTCTTTGATTCATTATAACATTAACAGATTGTATTCCTTCAGAGAAATTATCATATTTATAGAGCTCAACCTCTTCATTAATTTTTTTATTAAAAATACCATATGCAAAATCAGCATTATCAAGAGTTGTTTTATTACTTTTTTTAATTTTAGATTTAGTTTTAATGTTGTGGTTAAAGACCTTAGCGTAAGGAAAATAATCTTTTACTAGTTTCCAACGAGTTTCAATTAAGTTAAAATTATCTAATTTCTTATCTGCAAATTCTCCTTTTATACCTTTCATCAACATTTGAGACCAATACATAGCGTAATTTTCGTCAGAAGGCACCATATTGTCTTTATATAAATAACCTGAAGCTACTAAATTATAAACTTTGTTATCAATTTTCCGATTAAAACAAATGGCACTTTTGGTCAACGGACAAAATGATACCGCTATATACTTGTCGTCAAAAAAATCGTTTATTATTTCAAAATGATTTGTGTAATGGTAGGGATAGACACGAACTTCATTTTTAAAACTTACCAATGCCACTTTAGAACTGTCGCGTAAATCGGTAATTTCACTAACAGAATTGAAATTGGGGCTATTCATTAAGTCATAAAGACCTATGGCCCCAGAAATATTACTATTATCAACTGTCCATTCATCCTGAGGTAATTCGGATTCATCAACAATATTAGAGTTGTCTTGGCATGACCAAACTATTATTATGAGTAATATGCTTAAAATATTTCGTATCATATTAAAAGTTCGACGGCAAAAAATAAAATCCTTACATTATTTTAAGGAATGTTCAAATATTTATGAGTTTGCAATGAAATTTTCCATTTAGGATGTTTCATTACATAATCAACTATAAGTGGAGTCATTTTTTTCTGATTACTCCATTCCGGTTGTAAAAAAAGCACACAATCTTTGTTTACTTTGCTTGCTTGCTGTTCGGCAAACTCAAAATCGTTTTTGTTATAAACGATTACTTTGAGTTCGTTAGCTTTATCATAAGCTTTCTGCAGGGGTAATTTGTTCTTTTTAGGAGAAAGGCAAATCCAATCCCATTTACCTGTCAAATCATAAGCCCCAGAGGTTTCGATATGGGTTTTTAGGCCAGACGACTGAAGATGGTTTGTTAGATAGTCCATATTGTACATCAATGGCTCGCCACCTGTAACTACTATTGTATCACAATATTTTTTTGCATTATTGACGATTAAATTTGTTTGTGTTACAGGGTGTAAATCGGCATTCCAACTTTCTTTCACATCGCACCAATGACATCCCACATCACATCCACCAACTCTAATAAAATAGGCGGCAGTACCTGTATGATATCCTTCGCCTTGAATGGTATAAAACTCCTCCATTAAGGGGAGTGTTTCTCCTTTATCTAATAATATTTTGTCTTCTTTTTTCATATTATTCTACAACAGCTATTGCTTCAATTTCTATCTTTGCACCACCTACCAAATTTGCTGCAAAAGTGGTACGAGCTGGATAATTATCATTAAAGTAAGTTTTGTAAATACTGTTCATTGCAGAAAAATCTTCAATACTATCTAATATAACGGTACATTTTACAACCTTGTCTAGACTTGTTCCGTTTGCTTCTAAAACACTTTTAATGTTTTCCATAACTTGCTTGGTCTGATTTTCTATTCCGCCTTTAACCAATTTTCCAGTTTTAGGATCTTTACCTATTTGTCCAGCTAAAAACAATAAATTTCCTGTTTTAACAGCTTTGGAAAACGGATACTTGTTAGGTTGGTCATTGGTAATATTTAAGAATTGGATACTATTGTCATTGTTAGTTTTACAAGAATAAAATGTCATTAACAGCCCAGCAATACATATGATAAATAGCTTTTTCATCTTTAAATAGATTTGTCGCAAAGATATAAAATAGTAAATGGGTTAAGATGAATACTAACTTTTATTAACAGGTAATTTTCTAATTGATAGAATAGCCTTATTTTTGAAAAAATATTAACCTATGTCAGTAACTGAAACGTTTACCAAATCTATTCAAGAAGGATACAAAACAAAGGGTGAATCAATTACACTTGGTTCGGCTATGTTAGGCGAAAATACTATAACAAATGCTTTTATCAATATTCCCCTCAAGACATTAAATAGGCACGGTTTAATTGCCGGTGCTACGGGGACAGGTAAAACAAAAACACTACAAGTTTTGGCCGAAAACCTATCAGAAAACGGAATACCCGTTCTGTTAATGGATGTTAAGGGCGATTTAAGTGGATTGGCAAAAGCAAGTCCTGGGCATCCTAAAATTGATGAACGCCATGAAAAAATTGGTTTACCGTTTGAGGCAAAAGGGTTTCCTGTTGAAATTTTAACCTTATCGGAACAGGATGGAACTAGATTAAGAGCTACCGTTTCAGAATTTGGTCCGGTATTGTTATCGAGAATTTTAGACCTGACCGAAACCCAGAGTGGGATTGTTGCTATATTGTTTAAGTATTGTGACGATAATAAATTACTCTTATTAGATTTAAAAGATTTTAAAAAGGTATTGCAATATGCCACCCAAGAAGGAAAAAAAGAACTAGAAAGTGAATATGGACGGATTTCAACATCATCTACAGGTGCCATTTTGCGTAAAGTTGTAGAAATTGAACAACAAGGAGGCGAACTCTTTTTTGGTGAACGTTCTTTTGAGGTAAACGATTTAACAAGAGTTGATGACAATGGTAAAGGTATTATTTCTGTATTGAGACTGACGGATATTCAAGATAAGCCTAAGTTGTTCTCAACCTTTATGTTGCAGCTTTTGGCAGAGATTTATGATACTTTTCCGGAGCAAGGAGATTCAGGTAGGCCGGAGCTTATTCTGTTTATAGACGAAGCTCATTTGATATTTAATGAAGCATCCAAAGCATTGCTCAATCAGATTGAAAGTATTGTTAAACTAATTAGGTCTAAAGGGATTGGTATTTATTTTGTAACTCAAAATCCTAAAGATGTACCTTCGGATGTGTTGTCGCAGCTAGGTTTAAAAATACAACATGCTTTACGTGCCTTTACGGCAAATGACAGAAAAGCTATTAAACTGACCGCAGAAAATTATCCTGATTCTGAATATTACGATACTGCCGAAGTATTAACGCAATTAGGGATTGGAGAAGCCTTGGTTTCTTGTTTAAATGAAAAAGGAATACCTACGCCATTGGCCAGAACAATGTTAAGAGCACCAATGAGTAGGATGGACATTTTAACAGATAAGGAATTATCTGAACTGATAGCAGATTCCAAACTAGCTAAAAAGTACAATGAAGAAATAGATAGAGAAAGTGCTTATGAAGTGTTAAACGAAAAAATTGAACGAGCAGAAGAATTAGAAGCAAAAGAGAAAGCTAAAACAAGCCGTAAAACATCTTCTAGAAGAAGCACAAGAATGAATCCGGTTGTAAAACTCTTGACCAGTGCTACTTTTATGAGAGGTGTATTGGGGATATTAAAAAAAGCAATAAAATAAATAACACTTATGAAAAAGGCAATATTAATAATTTTGGCAGCTATTGTTCTAGTACAATGTAAAGAGGAATCCAACTTTACTCTGGCCAAAGAGCAAGTTGGTAAAATAACTTCAATTACTCAAATAAAAGAGTTAAAATCCATTTTTGAAAAAGACTCTTTAGTTACGCATTTAGGAGAAGATAACATAGCAGAATCTTCTTATGACGAGTATTTGGTATATAACAAACAAGGAGATCATTTATTGACAATTATTCCTAAAACAGAGCAAGATTCGTCTTCTACCATTGAAAATATTCAAATATTTGATAAAAACTATAAGACTGTAAAAGGGTTGAATATAAAAGGTGTTTTCAAAGATATTGTTGATAATTATACTGTAAATAAAGTGCAATCCACCTTTAGCACTGCTGTTTTATTTGTTGATGAACTGAATGCAACCATTACCATTGACAAGAAAGAATTAGGAATTAAGGATTTTGGTACACAAAAAATTAAATTGGAGCAAATACCTGATTTAGCAAAAATTAAGGGGATTACCATGTGGTTTAAGTAATGAGAGCAATACCAGAGAATTTAGCAAAACTATCTAAAGAGAAAAAAGCTGAAAACGCTAAGTACTTTGCAAAACTTAGAAAGAGAAAACCAAAACGGTTAGATTTAATTATGCAGGATTTGCATAACGAAGAATTTGAAAAATTTGATTGTTTAACATGTGCCAACTGCTGTAAGACTACAAGCCCCATTTTTACCGATAAAGATATTTCCAGAATTTCAAAACATTTTAGAATGAAGGAAATAGACTTCATTTCTAATTATTTACAACGGGACGAAGATGATTTTATGGTTTTAAAACAATCGCCATGCACTTTTTTAGATGTAAGTGACAATACTTGTTCTATTTATGATGTACGACCAAAAGCGTGCAGCGAATACCCGCATACCAATAGAAGGAAATTTATACAGTTAACTCATCTTTCCTTAAAAAATACTGAAGTTTGCCCTGCAACTTATAATATAGTTGAGCGTTTAAAGGAAAAAATACCGCTATAAGCAAGTTAAATTTTGTTCACGCAACTACTAGTTGACTTTTGCATCATAAAAGTATAAAATCAAAAAAATGTTGCGAAGACTTCTTTTTCTACTTTCTATTACCACTATGTTTATTGCTTGTGATGGCGACGATGAAGGCATGACCGAATTTAAACTAGCAAAAGCCAAATGGCAAAAACTCCAATTTGATGAGTATATTATACAAGAAAATTTATGGTGTTTTTGTGGCGGATTGTTGGAATGGACAACTAAGGTGTCAAATAATGAAAAGGACACTATCTATTTTAATGAAGCTAACTTGCCCAAAGGGCAAACTTACCAAATGGTTTTTGATGGAGCAAAAACAGTAGAAGAAGCATTTGATTTTATTGAAAGCTTTGATACTAAAAAAGTAGCATCTTTTGAAGTGGAGTATGATGAGCAATTTGGTTTCCCCAAGAGCATTGCTATTGATCATATTAAAAACGCTGTTGACGATGAGATTACTTATGTGTATAGTAATTTTACACCTACAAAATAAAGGCTTTCATTTAAAAAACTAAAAATAATGTTGAATAAAATTTTAATTCTAACAATTTTAAGTTTCTTTTTTATTTCATGCAGTACTGACGAATTTTCTGATCAAAGGGAAGATTTACATCGGGCGAGAAAACAATGGAAAAATGCTCAAATTAAAAATTATAAATGGACTGAAAATATTAGCTGTGAATGTGGTGGTCCATACATGAGGGATATTCTTGTGGTAAATAGTGTCAAGGATAGCGTTGGCTTTGATGAATCGCTATTGTTTGAGAGGTACACTAGCGAAGATGTTTATAATGCATCCAAAACTATAGAAGAAGCTTTTGTTTATATTCAAGACTTGATAAATCAAAATGTGGCATCATTAGAAGTAGAATATAATGATATTTATGGATTTCCTACTATTATAAGTGTTGACTATAACGTTGATTTTATTGACGACGAAGTATTGTATCGATATATCGACTTCGAGATTCAAAATTGATGAGATTTAGTTTGTTTTATTAACTTACGCTTTGGATGTTTATATAATTTAATGGACAAAGATTGATTCCAATTTATTGCCTAAATCTCTTATTTTAACACCTGATAAGTTCGTTAAGATAACAATAACAATTTTTTCTTCTGGATACATTAAAAGTAGGGCAGTAGCACCAATACCACCACCGGAATGCGAATAGCGGGGCGTATCGTTTTTTGATTTATCCGTAACAAAACCAATCCCGTAGGTGGTTTTCTTGCCATTACTCAATGTCTGAGGCGTAACCAGTTTAGTAGCCGTCTCTTTTTTAATTAAAGTTGGGTTTATTATTTCATTTCCAAAAAGAATCAAATCTTCTGATGTAGATAGAAAACCTCCTCCAGCAGCTTTAAATTCATTATTTACTTCGCGACCTAGCACTATTTTGTCTTGATTGGTTTTGCGGTAAAAATCAGTTTTAAATGGAAGTTGTTTGTCTGAGGTTTCTAAAACCGTATTATTCATTTTTAATGGTTTAAAAACCACCTCTTCCATGTAATCTGCAAAGGGCTTGTCAGCGACTTTCTGTACCACTTCACTTAGTAGGTTCCATCCATAGGTACTGTATTTGTAATCTGTTCCGGGTTTAAATAATAAGGGATCATCTTTAAAAATACCTAAACCTTCTGTAATGGTCATTTTCTTATTTAAAATAAACTCAGAACCCTTGTAATGTCTTATTCCGGCAATATGCCCGCCAACTTGTCTAACGGTAAAGTCATATTTCTTTTTGGGATAGTTTGGTAGGTAATTATATATACTTTCATCAAAATCTAATTTTTCTTTATCTGCTAATATTGCCATAGCAAAAGCTGTCAATGATTTGGAAATACTAGCAATTCTAAATAGGGTTTTGGAGGCATTAACCTTTGTTTGTTTTTCAATATTGGCATATCCAAATCCTTCTGAATACAGAATATCACCTTTTTTAGAGATAGCAATAGTCATTCCGGGAATTTTTTCTTGATCTAAAAACCGTAAAGCTATGGCTTTAACAGAGTCTATTTCTCTATGATAGTCTGTGGGTGGTGGAATATGCTTGGGTGGAGCTACTTGAGCTGAGCCAAAATTAAATATTAAACAAGAGAATATAAGCAGTAATTTTTTCATTAGTTATAGATTAAGTATTTAGCCCTAGTTTTTTTAAAATTTTCAATATCGTTTTTCCATGTTTTTCTGATTTGATCGGTGGTCAGGCCGCTTTCAATTTGCTCCTGCATTTTTTTGGTTCCGGACAATCGCTCCAAATTTTTAAAAAAGGCAGCTTTGTTGTTGCTGTTATTATAAGTTTCAATAAGCCAATCTAAATTAATGGATTTCAAATTTTTAACTTTTCTTAAATCTTTTCCATAACAAAGAACTCCATTATGTTTTGGGTTTTTAGCTCCCTCATTAGGTCGCGGTGTAAATGTAAAAGAGAATTGATCTTTTGGCAGGTTTGGAGATCCAAATATTTGAAATTGCATTTCGGTGCCACGGCCTGCACTAATATCGGTTCTTTCAAAAAAGCAAAGACTGGGGTATAAATTTATAGATGTATCGTTCGGTAGGTTTGGCGATGGTTTTATAGGTAAACTGTAAGGTGTTTGGTGCGTATAGTTTTTTAAAGACATAACGGTTAAATCACATTGCACACCTTTATCAAGCCATTTTTCTCCGTTAATCATTTTAGCGTATTCGCCTATGGTCATACCATATACAATGGGTACGGGGTGCATAGCCACAAAGCTTTTATGTTCTTCTTCTCTAATTGGACCATCAATATAGTGAGCGTTAGGGTTGGGTCTGTCTATTACAATTAATGGAATATTGGCTTCAGCACAAGCTTCCATAACATAGTGTAGGGTAGAGATGTAGGTATAGAACCTGGCACCAACATCTTGAATGTCAAAAATAACAATATCTAAATCTTTTAATTGCTCAGGTGTGGGCTTTCTATTTTTACCATATAATGATATAGAGGGTAGTCCTGTAATAGGATCTTTACCATCGGCAATTTTTTCACCAGCATCAGCTTTTCCTCTAAATCCGTGCTCGGGTGCAAACACCTTTTTCACATCAATATTTAACGAAATTAATGTATCAACTAGGTGTGTAAAACCATTATTTTCATTTTTCACAACACTAGTGTGGTTACCTACAATACCTACATTTTTTTGTTTAATTAAAGATAAGTAATCTACTGGTTTTGTAATTATTATGTCTTTGTTGAAAACATTGTATGACAAGCTGTCATGTACTGAATTTTGACTAATTTCATCATTTTTTCTGGTATTTTCATTTGCTGATTTCCCTTTGCAGGAAATCAATACAAAAACCAAAATAAAAACCCAAAAGAAATACGTACTTTTGAAATTGAAATTTATCATAAGATTTGAATTACGAGTTATTTATAGCTAAGAGAATTATTGTTGGAAAACAGTATAAAAGTAGTATATCTTCATCAATAATAAAAATTGCCATAACGGCAATTGCCTTGGGAATTATTATTATGCTAATTTCTATTGCCACTACCGTTGGTCTTCAAAAAAAGATTAAAGAAAAAATATCAGGATTTAATGGACACATTCAAATTGCGAATTATGAAGATAATAACTCACAAATTAGCATAAGTCCAATTTCCATTCACCAAGATTTTTATCCTGAATTTAAAAATGTTACAGGAATAAAAAATGTGCAAAGTTTTGCCACTAAAGCAGGGATAATAAGAACAGAATCAGATTTTGAAGGTGTAATTTTTAAAGGTGTAAATAGCGATTATGATTGGTCATTCTTTCAAAATTATTTAATAGAAGGTGACTTGTTGGAAATTACAGATAAAACATCTAATAACGTTTTGATTTCTAAACATATTTCAGATAGGTTAAGACTAAAACTTGGTGATAAGTTAAATCTGTTTTTTATAAAAGAAGATGGTTCTCCGCCCAATAGAAGAACACCAAAGGTTGTGGGGATATATAACTCAGGCTATAAAGAGTTTGACGAAAATTATCTTATTGGCGATATAAAGCATGTGCAACGTCTAAATAAATGGCAGTCAGACCAAATTGGTGGCTTTGAAGTATTATTGGATGATTTTGATAGGTTAGAAGAAAAAGGAACAGAAGTTTACAATCAAGTAGGTTCAACGCTTAACGCACAAACTATTTCTGAAAAATACGGTCCAATTTTCGAATGGTTGGAGTTGTTGAATACCAATATTGTTGTAATTATTGTAATTATGATTTTAATTGCTGGTATAAATATGATTACAGCTTTGCTTGTTTTGATTTTGGAACGTACGCAAATGATAGGTATTTTAAAATCGTTGGGTAGCAACAATTGGAGTATCAGAAAAGTATTTTTATATAATGCATCTTACCTAATCGCCAAGGGCTTATTTTGGGGTAATATCATTGGTATTGGATTATTGTTGGCACAAAAATATTTTGGCTTTATAAAATTGAACCCTGAAAATTACTATGTGAGTGAAGCCCCTGTCTATATTAGTATTGGGGCAGTTTTAATACTTAATATTTGTACATTAATTTTATGTATGTTAATGTTGTTAATTCCTTCATATATAGTTAGTAAAATTAACCCTGTAAAAGCGATAAAATTTGATTAAATTTGTAAACTTTTCTTTGTATAAAGAATCTAGTATTAGATTTATTAATAAATTGATAAAAATCATAAAATGAAGTACGACATTATTATCATTGGAAGTGGACCTGGAGGTTACGTAACTGCCATTAGAGCATCTCAATTAGGTTTTAAAGTTGCTGTTGTTGAAAAAGAAAATCTGGGCGGCATATGTCTCAATTGGGGCTGTATCCCAACAAAGGCGTTGTTAAAAAGTGCTCAAGTATATGATTATTTAAAGCATGTAGATGCTTACGGTTTAAAAGCAAAAGAAATTGATAAAGATTTTTCTGCGGTTATTAAACGTAGCCGTAATGTAGCAGACGGTATGAGCAAAGGCGTTCAGTTTTTGATGAAAAAAAACAAGATAGATGTCATTGACGGATTTGGAAAAGTAAAAGCGGGTAAAAAAGTTGATGTTACCCATAATGATAAAACTTCGGAGTATACAGCAGATCATATTATTATTGCTACTGGTGCACGTTCGCGTGAATTACCATTTTTACCTATTGATGGTAAAAAAGTAATTGGATATAGAGAGGCTATGTCTTTGCCAAAACAGCCTAAAAAGATGATTGTAGTTGGTTCGGGTGCCATTGGGGTTGAGTTTGCGTATTTTTATCATGCTATGGGTACAGAAGTAACGATTGTTGAGTATTTACCGAATTTAGTGCCGTTGGAGGACGACGATGTTTCCAAACAATTTGGACGTTCTTTTAAAAAGTCGGGTATTAAAGTGATGACCGAAAGTAGTGTAACCAAGGTAGATACTTCAGGTAGTGGAGTAAAAGCGACAGTTAAAACCAAAAAAGGCGAGGAAATATTGGAAGCGGATATTATATTGTCAGCCGTTGGTATTAAAACCAATATTGAAAATATAGGGTTAGAAGATGTAGGCATTGCCACAGATAAAGACAAAATCATCGTAAACGATTTTTACCAAACCAATTTGCCAGGGTATTATGCCATTGGTGATGTAGTTGATGGGCCAGCCTTAGCTCACGTTGCTTCTGCAGAAGGTATTACTTGTGTAGAGAAAATTGCAGGGTTAAATCCCGAAGCTATTGATTATGGTAATG from Aureibaculum sp. 2308TA14-22 includes:
- the cmk gene encoding (d)CMP kinase → MSKRIIIAIDGFSSTGKSTIAKQLAKKLGYAYVDTGAMYRAVTYYAMQQNLVGNDFLEKEILIEKLSDINLKFRYNEKLKFSEMYLNNENVEKEIRTMEVSRLVSKISAISEVRKKLVEQQQEMGKERGLVMDGRDIGTVVFPDAELKLFLTASAEKRATRRYKELLDKGDKVTFGEVLQNVQQRDHIDSTRKDSPLVKAVDAIEIDNSDMSLSEQFDRILSLVTMRLKAIND
- a CDS encoding serine hydrolase domain-containing protein, giving the protein MKKLLLIFSCLIFNFGSAQVAPPKHIPPPTDYHREIDSVKAIALRFLDQEKIPGMTIAISKKGDILYSEGFGYANIEKQTKVNASKTLFRIASISKSLTAFAMAILADKEKLDFDESIYNYLPNYPKKKYDFTVRQVGGHIAGIRHYKGSEFILNKKMTITEGLGIFKDDPLLFKPGTDYKYSTYGWNLLSEVVQKVADKPFADYMEEVVFKPLKMNNTVLETSDKQLPFKTDFYRKTNQDKIVLGREVNNEFKAAGGGFLSTSEDLILFGNEIINPTLIKKETATKLVTPQTLSNGKKTTYGIGFVTDKSKNDTPRYSHSGGGIGATALLLMYPEEKIVIVILTNLSGVKIRDLGNKLESIFVH
- a CDS encoding 7-carboxy-7-deazaguanine synthase QueE, with translation MKKEDKILLDKGETLPLMEEFYTIQGEGYHTGTAAYFIRVGGCDVGCHWCDVKESWNADLHPVTQTNLIVNNAKKYCDTIVVTGGEPLMYNMDYLTNHLQSSGLKTHIETSGAYDLTGKWDWICLSPKKNKLPLQKAYDKANELKVIVYNKNDFEFAEQQASKVNKDCVLFLQPEWSNQKKMTPLIVDYVMKHPKWKISLQTHKYLNIP
- a CDS encoding ABC transporter permease, with translation MNYELFIAKRIIVGKQYKSSISSSIIKIAITAIALGIIIMLISIATTVGLQKKIKEKISGFNGHIQIANYEDNNSQISISPISIHQDFYPEFKNVTGIKNVQSFATKAGIIRTESDFEGVIFKGVNSDYDWSFFQNYLIEGDLLEITDKTSNNVLISKHISDRLRLKLGDKLNLFFIKEDGSPPNRRTPKVVGIYNSGYKEFDENYLIGDIKHVQRLNKWQSDQIGGFEVLLDDFDRLEEKGTEVYNQVGSTLNAQTISEKYGPIFEWLELLNTNIVVIIVIMILIAGINMITALLVLILERTQMIGILKSLGSNNWSIRKVFLYNASYLIAKGLFWGNIIGIGLLLAQKYFGFIKLNPENYYVSEAPVYISIGAVLILNICTLILCMLMLLIPSYIVSKINPVKAIKFD
- a CDS encoding YkgJ family cysteine cluster protein, which encodes MRAIPENLAKLSKEKKAENAKYFAKLRKRKPKRLDLIMQDLHNEEFEKFDCLTCANCCKTTSPIFTDKDISRISKHFRMKEIDFISNYLQRDEDDFMVLKQSPCTFLDVSDNTCSIYDVRPKACSEYPHTNRRKFIQLTHLSLKNTEVCPATYNIVERLKEKIPL
- a CDS encoding exo-beta-N-acetylmuramidase NamZ family protein, producing MINFNFKSTYFFWVFILVFVLISCKGKSANENTRKNDEISQNSVHDSLSYNVFNKDIIITKPVDYLSLIKQKNVGIVGNHTSVVKNENNGFTHLVDTLISLNIDVKKVFAPEHGFRGKADAGEKIADGKDPITGLPSISLYGKNRKPTPEQLKDLDIVIFDIQDVGARFYTYISTLHYVMEACAEANIPLIVIDRPNPNAHYIDGPIREEEHKSFVAMHPVPIVYGMTIGEYAKMINGEKWLDKGVQCDLTVMSLKNYTHQTPYSLPIKPSPNLPNDTSINLYPSLCFFERTDISAGRGTEMQFQIFGSPNLPKDQFSFTFTPRPNEGAKNPKHNGVLCYGKDLRKVKNLKSINLDWLIETYNNSNNKAAFFKNLERLSGTKKMQEQIESGLTTDQIRKTWKNDIENFKKTRAKYLIYN
- the lpdA gene encoding dihydrolipoyl dehydrogenase, which gives rise to MKYDIIIIGSGPGGYVTAIRASQLGFKVAVVEKENLGGICLNWGCIPTKALLKSAQVYDYLKHVDAYGLKAKEIDKDFSAVIKRSRNVADGMSKGVQFLMKKNKIDVIDGFGKVKAGKKVDVTHNDKTSEYTADHIIIATGARSRELPFLPIDGKKVIGYREAMSLPKQPKKMIVVGSGAIGVEFAYFYHAMGTEVTIVEYLPNLVPLEDDDVSKQFGRSFKKSGIKVMTESSVTKVDTSGSGVKATVKTKKGEEILEADIILSAVGIKTNIENIGLEDVGIATDKDKIIVNDFYQTNLPGYYAIGDVVDGPALAHVASAEGITCVEKIAGLNPEAIDYGNVPGCTYATPEIASVGMTEAQAKEAGYELKIGKFPFSASGKAQAAGNSEGFVKVIFDAKYGEWLGCHMIGAGVTDMIAEAVLGRKLETTGHEVLKAIHPHPTMSEAVMEAVADAYDEVIHL
- a CDS encoding RidA family protein; this translates as MKKLFIICIAGLLMTFYSCKTNNDNSIQFLNITNDQPNKYPFSKAVKTGNLLFLAGQIGKDPKTGKLVKGGIENQTKQVMENIKSVLEANGTSLDKVVKCTVILDSIEDFSAMNSIYKTYFNDNYPARTTFAANLVGGAKIEIEAIAVVE
- a CDS encoding DUF6174 domain-containing protein; this encodes MLRRLLFLLSITTMFIACDGDDEGMTEFKLAKAKWQKLQFDEYIIQENLWCFCGGLLEWTTKVSNNEKDTIYFNEANLPKGQTYQMVFDGAKTVEEAFDFIESFDTKKVASFEVEYDEQFGFPKSIAIDHIKNAVDDEITYVYSNFTPTK
- a CDS encoding DUF6174 domain-containing protein, which codes for MLNKILILTILSFFFISCSTDEFSDQREDLHRARKQWKNAQIKNYKWTENISCECGGPYMRDILVVNSVKDSVGFDESLLFERYTSEDVYNASKTIEEAFVYIQDLINQNVASLEVEYNDIYGFPTIISVDYNVDFIDDEVLYRYIDFEIQN
- a CDS encoding helicase HerA-like domain-containing protein, producing MSVTETFTKSIQEGYKTKGESITLGSAMLGENTITNAFINIPLKTLNRHGLIAGATGTGKTKTLQVLAENLSENGIPVLLMDVKGDLSGLAKASPGHPKIDERHEKIGLPFEAKGFPVEILTLSEQDGTRLRATVSEFGPVLLSRILDLTETQSGIVAILFKYCDDNKLLLLDLKDFKKVLQYATQEGKKELESEYGRISTSSTGAILRKVVEIEQQGGELFFGERSFEVNDLTRVDDNGKGIISVLRLTDIQDKPKLFSTFMLQLLAEIYDTFPEQGDSGRPELILFIDEAHLIFNEASKALLNQIESIVKLIRSKGIGIYFVTQNPKDVPSDVLSQLGLKIQHALRAFTANDRKAIKLTAENYPDSEYYDTAEVLTQLGIGEALVSCLNEKGIPTPLARTMLRAPMSRMDILTDKELSELIADSKLAKKYNEEIDRESAYEVLNEKIERAEELEAKEKAKTSRKTSSRRSTRMNPVVKLLTSATFMRGVLGILKKAIK
- a CDS encoding DUF3179 domain-containing (seleno)protein produces the protein MIRNILSILLIIIVWSCQDNSNIVDESELPQDEWTVDNSNISGAIGLYDLMNSPNFNSVSEITDLRDSSKVALVSFKNEVRVYPYHYTNHFEIINDFFDDKYIAVSFCPLTKSAICFNRKIDNKVYNLVASGYLYKDNMVPSDENYAMYWSQMLMKGIKGEFADKKLDNFNLIETRWKLVKDYFPYAKVFNHNIKTKSKIKKSNKTTLDNADFAYGIFNKKINEEVELYKYDNFSEGIQSVNVIMNQRPVLIIGSENKKFFTSYYAPDNSTLSLLNDDEFPNIITDSKGNVYNIFGYVVSGPDTGTQLESPVAYVAQNWAWKDFFTNLNIND